A window from Heteronotia binoei isolate CCM8104 ecotype False Entrance Well chromosome 15, APGP_CSIRO_Hbin_v1, whole genome shotgun sequence encodes these proteins:
- the LOC132583477 gene encoding LOW QUALITY PROTEIN: olfactory receptor 13G1-like (The sequence of the model RefSeq protein was modified relative to this genomic sequence to represent the inferred CDS: substituted 1 base at 1 genomic stop codon): MKDISNIQEFILVGLSSSPEYNIFILGAFSFLYAAAMAGNILIILAISICSKLHTPMYFLLINLSIINVCSISTTVPKMLQTIFTQRKTITLSGCIAQEYLFIWALGTELLLLAFMAFDRYAAICQPLRYTVIMKKDICIGVMTGLWLFGAINSSVHTGLLLQLSFCDSNIINHYFCELPPMFKISCSDTSLNEIMVFASAVIIAVGSCGLTLTSYWFILRAIIRIRXTEGKKKAFSTCSSHLLVVTIYYSTIIYTFLRPASAYSLEEDKVIAILYSVVTPVLNPLIYSLRNADVKEALIKFIDQYWIFKKN, encoded by the coding sequence ATGAAGGACATTTCTAACATTCAAGAGTTCATTCTGGTAGGACTTTCCAGTTCTCCCGAATATAACATCTTCATCTTGGGAGCATTTTCCTTCCTTTATGCAGCTGCTATGGCAGGCAACATTCTTATCATCCTTGCCATCAGCATCTGTAGCAAACTCCACACACCCATGTACTTCCTGCTCATCAATTTGTCCATAATAAATGTGTGTTCTATTTCTACTACTGTTCCCAAAATGCTACAAACTATTTTTACTCAGAGGAAGACTATCACCCTTTCAGGCTGCATTGCACAGGAATATCTCTTCATCTGGGCCCTGGGGACTGAGCTCCTGCTGCTTGCATTTATGGCTTTTGATCGCTATGCTGCTATCTGCCAGCCTTTGCGCTACACAGTCATCATGAAGAAAGATATTTGCATTGGAGTGATGACTGGACTGTGGCTTTTTGGTGCAATCAATTCTTCAGTTCATACAGGGCTTCTGCTCCAGCTGTCTTTTTGTGACTCCAACATCATCAACCACTATTTCTGTGAGCTACCACCAATGTTCAAGATTTCTTGCTCAGACACTAGCTTGAATGAAATTATGGTTTTTGCATCTGCTGTGATCATTGCAGTTGGTAGCTGTGGGCTGACTCTAACTTCATATTGGTTTATCCTGAGAGCCATCATTAGAATCCGTTAAactgaaggaaagaagaaagccttCTCAACATGCTCTTCTCATCTCTTGGTTGTCACTATTTACTATTCCAccatcatctacacttttctccGGCCTGCCTCAGCCTATTCCCTTGAAGAAGACAAAGTGATAGCAATCCTTTACTCTGTAGTTACCCCTGTTCTTAACCCACTCATATATTCTTTGAGAAATGCTGATGTGAAAGAGGCTCTCATCAAATTCATAGACCAATATTGGATCTTCAAGAAAAATTAA